One window from the genome of Dermacentor silvarum isolate Dsil-2018 chromosome 7, BIME_Dsil_1.4, whole genome shotgun sequence encodes:
- the LOC119457950 gene encoding DNA polymerase subunit gamma-1, with amino-acid sequence MLTQVRARLPRLRERSVVVTRRQNATSLSETALQDRNSGVGETDNARRFNPIGVQMLSPALHRQVFGGVCDKVDREAVERSVHHLKEQKLWGHTTTPQPDVDFKLPPLLGSDLEEHFLELGRRYSKDYRLAAEALSATTLPRQPPRWKFAPGWTKYLNDGKDAIEVDYPDETSLVFDVEVCVREGHFPTLATAASGDCWYSWCSPQLVGERFRWKERIKLSDLIPLERTTGPHESPARIIVGHNVGFDRSFIREQYMIEGSRLRFLDTLSLHMCVSGLTSFQRALSMASKSEKSSETTAVTRGPPVELWQDLSSLNNLAAVYKLYSGGRTLKKESRDTFVNGTLQDVAGDFQELMTYCANDVVATHLVLKKLLPLYFERFPHPVSFAGMLEMLTAYLPVNQNWERYLKEADSIYEDYQQELKQMLTSIANGACRLLHGEAYKKDPWLWDLDWTVQSIRIKKAPTTSKTSSKRTKESKSSSKEPLAHVGETEAGSGTSCETTVPANSVSLQKPLENYSEPSSRTAPVSESDHNSSPVPTEKELLMQVQHIFDTSKLLYKVQPFMPGYPAWYRDFCTKPPLNPEDNPDWAPGPYLISTQMRSVPKLLRLKWDGYPVHYDEKHGWGYLVPKAGSDRSIIVSTAVKEETGTDEKKPKFPLAEFLKVCGYQRCSAESSDTDSMWQKLERIPEEGSKELWRKVLGEKIDTPRLEENADTDIGIEGCSFFRLPHKDGPHKRVGNPLAKDFLPKVSDGTLQSSDNPEANQVLSLSKMISYWKNARDRIMGQMVVWFDREELPKTIEADERADYGVILPRIIPAGTVTRRGVETTWLTASNAYKDRVGSELKCMIQAPKGYHIVGADVDSQELWIASIFADAHFAGMHGCTAFGWMTLQGNKAAGTDMHSRIAHSVGISRDQAKVINYARIYGAGLPFAQRLFMQFNHRLTLQDAASKAKMMYAQTKGVRVHASENVGGQDVYIQGARKVWSGGSESHMFNKLEAIANSKVPRTPVLGCCISRALEPAAVNTNFFNSRINWVVQSSAVDYLHLMLVTMRWLMEDFAIRGRFAVSIHDEVRFLVASEDRYRAALALQVTNLLTRSFFAWRLGMRDLPQSVAFFSSVEVDTVLRKEVDMDCVTPSNPQGLKEGYGIPPGEALDIYAVLEKTKGGLLSREAESA; translated from the coding sequence ATGCTGACGCAGGTGCGTGCCCGCCTTCCTCGTCTTCGTGAGAGATCCGTCGTTGTTACCCGACGCCAAAATGCGACATCGCTTTCGGAGACGGCGTTGCAGGACCGCAACAGCGGCGTTGGGGAAACTGATAATGCGCGCCGCTTCAACCCCATCGGAGTGCAAATGCTGTCGCCAGCGCTGCACAGGCAAGTTTTCGGCGGCGTCTGCGACAAGGTCGATCGCGAAGCTGTTGAGAGGAGCGTGCATCACTTGAAGGAGCAAAAACTGTGGGGCCATACAACGACCCCGCAGCCCGACGTCGACTTCAAGCTGCCGCCTTTGCTGGGTTCTGACCTCGAAGAGCACTTCTTGGAGCTCGGCCGCCGGTATTCGAAGGACTACAGGTTAGCTGCGGAAGCGCTGAGCGCGACGACCTTGCCCCGCCAGCCGCCGCGCTGGAAGTTCGCACCGGGATGGACCAAGTACCTCAATGACGGGAAAGACGCGATCGAAGTCGACTACCCCGATGAGACGTCGCTCGTCTTCGACGTCGAGGTGTGCGTGAGAGAAGGGCACTTCCCGACGCTCGCAACGGCTGCTTCCGGCGACTGCTGGTACTCCTGGTGCAGTCCGCAGTTAGTCGGCGAGCGGTTCAGGTGGAAAGAGCGCATCAAATTGAGCGACCTCATACCCCTGGAAAGGACCACTGGCCCACATGAGTCGCCAGCGAGGATAATCGTCGGCCACAACGTCGGCTTCGACAGGTCTTTCATCAGGGAGCAGTATATGATCGAAGGGAGTCGTCTAAGGTTTCTGGACACTTTGTCCCTTCACATGTGCGTGTCGGGCTTGACGAGCTTCCAGCGAGCTCTTTCTATGGCCAGCAAGTCGGAGAAGTCGTCGGAAACGACAGCGGTGACGCGCGGTCCTCCGGTCGAATTGTGGCAGGACCTGAGCTCCCTCAACAATCTCGCCGCCGTTTACAAGCTCTACTCCGGCGGCCGCACACTCAAGAAAGAGTCCAGAGACACCTTCGTGAATGGCACCTTGCAGGACGTTGCTGGCGACTTCCAGGAGCTGATGACTTACTGCGCCAATGACGTGGTCGCCACCCACCTGGTACTCAAGAAGCTTCTCCCGCTGTACTTTGAGCGGTTCCCACACCCAGTGTCATTTGCGGGCATGCTGGAGATGTTGACGGCATATCTTCCAGTGAATCAGAATTGGGAGCGTTACCTCAAGGAGGCGGACTCGATCTATGAGGACTACCAACAGGAGCTGAAGCAGATGCTGACAAGTATTGCCAATGGTGCTTGCCGTCTGCTGCATGGTGAAGCATACAAGAAGGACCCGTGGCTCTGGGACCTTGACTGGACAGTTCAGAGCATCAGGATCAAAAAGGCACCTACCACTTCCAAGACCTCTTCGAAGCGCACAAAGGAGTCCAAGTCATCCTCAAAGGAGCCATTGGCTCATGTGGGTGAGACAGAAGCAGGCTCTGGAACCAGTTGCGAGACAACTGTTCCAGCAAATTCAGTTAGTTTGCAAAAGCCCTTGGAAAATTACTCAGAGCCTTCCTCAAGGACAGCACCAGTTTCAGAGTCAGACCATAACAGCAGCCCAGTTCCTACTGAGAAAGAATTGCTGATGCAAGTCCAGCACATCTTTGATACTTCAAAGCTGTTGTATAAAGTGCAGCCATTCATGCCTGGCTATCCCGCCTGGTACCGTGACTTCTGCACGAAGCCTCCCTTAAACCCCGAGGACAACCCAGATTGGGCTCCTGGGCCCTACCTAATCAGCACTCAAATGCGTTCAGTGCCAAAGCTGCTTAGGCTAAAGTGGGATGGTTATCCTGTTCACTATGATGAGAAGCATGGCTGGGGCTACTTGGTCCCAAAGGCTGGAAGCGACAGGTCCATAATTGTTTCTACAGCTGTCAAGGAAGAAACAGGCACAGACGAAAAGAAGCCAAAGTTTCCTCTTGCAGAATTTCTGAAAGTTTGTGGCTACCAGAGGTGCTCTGCAGAGAGTAGTGACACCGATTCAATGTGGCAAAAACTAGAGAGGATTCCAGAAGAAGGGTCAAAAGAACTCTGGCGGAAAGTTCTGGGAGAAAAAATCGATACTCCACGACTGGAGGAAAATGCCGACACAGACATTGGCATTGAAGGGTGCAGCTTCTTTAGGCTCCCACACAAGGATGGCCCTCACAAGAGAGTTGGAAACCCACTTGCCAAAGACTTTCTGCCCAAGGTTTCTGACGGAACCCTACAGTCAAGCGACAACCCCGAAGCCAATCAGGTGTTGTCGCTGAGCAAGATGATTTCGTATTGGAAGAACGCTCGCGACCGCATCATGGGACAGATGGTGGTGTGGTTTGACAGGGAGGAACTGCCGAAAACGATCGAAGCTGACGAGCGTGCCGACTACGGCGTCATTCTGCCACGGATCATTCCGGCCGGCACAGTAACACGACGGGGTGTCGAGACGACATGGCTGACAGCCAGTAACGCTTACAAAGACCGTGTGGGTAGTGAGCTCAAGTGCATGATTCAGGCTCCCAAGGGTTACCACATTGTAGGTGCTGACGTAGACTCCCAGGAACTCTGGATTGCTTCCATTTTCGCAGATGCTCACTTTGCAGGCATGCATGGCTGCACGGCCTTTGGGTGGATGACCCTCCAGGGTAACAAGGCAGCTGGTACCGACATGCACAGCCGCATTGCTCATTCCGTCGGCATCAGTCGGGACCAAGCCAAAGTTATCAATTATGCCCGCATCTATGGTGCAGGGCTGCCATTTGCGCAGCGCCTCTTCATGCAGTTCAATCACAGACTGACCTTGCAGGATGCTGCCTCCAAAGCAAAGATGATGTATGCCCAGACGAAAGGTGTAAGGGTGCACGCCAGCGAAAATGTCGGCGGCCAGGATGTCTACATTCAAGGTGCCCGTAAGGTCTGGTCCGGAGGAAGTGAGTCCCACATGTTCAACAAACTCGAAGCGATTGCCAACTCAAAAGTTCCAAGGACTCCAGTTCTGGGTTGCTGCATCAGCCGTGCTTTGGAGCCTGCTGCCGTGAACACAAATTTCTTCAACAGCCGCATAAACTGGGTTGTGCAGAGCTCGGCGGTGGACTACCTTCACCTCATGCTGGTCACCATGAGGTGGCTCATGGAGGACTTTGCGATTCGTGGCCGCTTTGCCGTCAGTATCCACGACGAGGTGCGCTTCTTAGTCGCATCTGAGGACAGGTACAGGGCTGCCTTGGCACTGCAGGTGACTAATCTGCTCACACGCTCCTTTTTTGCTTGGAGACTGGGAATGCGGGATCTTCCGCAGAGTGTGGCTTTCTTCAGCAGCGTTGAAGTTGACACTGTGCTTAGGAAGGAGGTGGACATGGATTGCGTGACGCCGTCGAATCCTCAGGGATTGAAAGAGGGCTATGGCATTCCTCCTGGTGAAGCACTAGATATTTACGCCGTCCTTGAAAAGACAAAAGGGGGCTTGCTGTCACGTGAGGCTGAGTCAGCCTGA